The Pungitius pungitius chromosome 10, fPunPun2.1, whole genome shotgun sequence DNA window ccatttctctctctccccccctcactaATTACTACAACCTGCCACCTATCCCAGTTGCCGTGGCGACCAgccgtcaccacggcaacccCAGTTGTCTGTCTGGCTCCGTGAGGGAGGTGTTATCTGGCAGGGAGGTGAGATAAGAGTTCATTTCTGCTTCAGTGGATAAAAGGGAACGTCTCAGTCAGTGAAACCACAGGGAGGCCTTCAACCTGTGATGGGACTGGTTCCACAACTTCTGATCAATGTATTAAAGACCTGGCTACCACGGTGGTGCTTTCCAATGAGCATTTGCTCAGTTGATTTAGTAGTATTATAGAACAGAAACAATCCAGCGCTTTACCACGTTAGAGCACCAAACAGTCCCTAAACTCAGCTTCTCATACGTGGGATTATTCACTTTAACCAATCAGAGCAGCACACTgcacagagggaggaaagagtTGCTCAGTTCTACAGAGGCACCCATCTACAAAGTAGGATTTAGGGGTCTGAACCGTAGTGGTTCTATCTCTACATTTGGTTGGGGGGGGATGTTGTATAATCTGCAATAAAAAGAACTCAAGATTAAGTTCCACCAGGAGAGGAAAGGACGACATGGTCCAGAGCCCTGAGTAGAGGTGGTCTGGGCCCTCAAAGCTCCGCCTGAAATCAGTGACTCATCTTTTCAATACAGTCCTCCAGATTAtctttattcaaatgttacattctttaaaatatttgacATCACATTGTACACTGAAAACAGAAGTTACTCACATTGAAactcttttaaaaaagaaaaaaaaaagaaaagaaaaggaggaatgaAGCGATACTCGACGGTCAGAAAAACGTCCGCCCCCGACCTCACCGGCACCCGCACTCGTCCACCACCATGTCCTGGTAGTGGCGGAGCACCACGTTGTCGTTGTTGTCGTAGTAGAGCATGGAGATGGGCGAGAGGCGGATGGGGACGCAGCACGGCTGCGGCGTGACGTGCGGGTCCAGCGAGTGCACCAGGGTCTGCAGGATGGCGTGGTTGGTGCCGTTGAGGCTCTCGCTCAGCGGGAAGGGGCACTCGCCGTGGCAGTAGTTGGCCAAGTAGCCCTGCGGCGCGATGATCCAGTCCTGCCAGCCCACGTCCTTGAAGTCGATGTAGAGGCGGCGCGCCCGGCACACGTTGCTGGGCGTCACGGGGAGGTGCACGGcgctccgccgccgccgggaGCGACACTGGTGGGGGTTGAGGGACACGGCCACCAGCGAGGCCCGCACCAGCGGCAGGGCGAAGGCCGGCTCCAGCGGGAGGGCGTTGCCCGGGCGGAAGGGGAGGAGCTGCTCCTCCCCCGGCTCGCCGCCGAGGGGCAGCAGCTCCAGGAGGAGGCCGTAGTTGCGTCCCGGCCTGCGCCAGCTCTCCGCCAGCGGCGTGAGGTCCAAGGTGACGGAGGTGGGCTCGGGGTGCGCGGGCACCGACTGGGACAGCACGGGTCGGCGGCCGGCCTTGGGGTCGGCCCCCCTCAGCGTGGCCCGGATCACTTTGTACAGGGTCATGCTGAGGGCCCGGGGCCCCTGCAGGAGCTTCCAGTGGAACTTGATCTCCAGCTGAGCCAGAGACAGCAGCTCCACGGGCTGCAGGACGGACACGTTGAAGTAAAGCGGCTTCTCCAGGCAGCCGCCGCTCCAGCCAGATGGCAGCGCGCCTGCAAGGCatcggccgggggggggggagataagcaGAAGGCCACAACTTTGAGGTCTCTCACACATGATTTTAGCCGCGATGGGGGCCGATTACACGTTTTACATCAGGAAAAATCTTAAATTACTGCAAAACAGACTCATTAAATGAATGGAGAGGTACATGAGAAGTATGAAATCAACACTCCACAAGGGATTTACTTTGTTATTTAAACTAGTACTTCACTGTATGAAGTGGACTACCAGGTTAGCCTCTTGATAAATTATGACGCTTTGGGGGTTCAACCCGGGTCGATTGTGCAGACTGTTAAAAACCTGTGATCCGCCACAAACGTAGTTCAAAATTCATAGTGCAAATATCAACACATTACAAAACTTGTATTCGAGTGCAACAGGATCATTTCCCCATTTGGCGATTTATCCAACTTTACACTTACATTTAAATCATAAGTTTGGCATACTGGATGTGGTCTttcaaagacttggcatggtcTAACCAAAAAAGTCCAATAAGTCCACATTTATTAGATAAAAGATGAACTGTGCATCATTTAAGAACAGACTTAAAGGAATTGCTGGAAGCAGCATACCGGGAGTCACGCACCTTGGTCCTGCACGTAGCGGATGATGTTGCCGCGCACGCCGTACTCGGACACCGTGCACGGGTCGCTCTCGCGGGCGTGGCTGTTCTCGGACCTCTGGAACATCCTCCAGATCTCGGAGGGCACGTTGCGCCGGGGCAGCCGGTTGCCCGCGGGCCGAGGCCGCTCGGAGAGCCCCATGGAGCCGAGGAAGAGGCGCTCCTGCGCCCGCATGTCCTCCACGCGGGAGAGCGCGCACGTGCCGAGGAGACACGCGGCCGCGAGCAGCGCCACAAGAGTCGCGTTCGGCCTCATGGCTCTTTGTGGCCTACCTTGGCTGCGTGGGGCTCCTCACCTGTAAAGTCTCGCACtcttccgccccccccacagagaggaGGGGCGTTCGTTTTACGCGCTGAGACCCCCCGTGGTGCGGCTGCATAGTCATGTTAACGTGCTCGGATATCCGccaaaattaaaattaaaacaaaagtttaTTCTCACAAGCTTATGTTATCAGACCTTATTTCGGGTACCGCACACGGGGTCACGTGGCCCACTTTAGGTCCCGTACACGCACGTGTTGCAGTCAAACTGCAAACTTTTAAAACTAAATCAAtgaattacattaaaataataaatttaGCCCATCAGAGCAGGAATTCGGTTGTGCAAAATAGAAACTATTGCAATTAGACCTCCTGAACCCTCGCACtgaaatctttatttaaaaagtaactaGGAAAGGCCTCTAGCACCCTCCAGCGGTGGCATGAAGAACAACACCTGCAGAAACCACTGAATACTAGTGGGGTGTGAAGCATTACTGCTGCCAGCACATTATGGATTCATTTGGGATTCCTTCTTATTGTAAATCATGTGTGTGTTAGTCTATTGGTATTAAAGTTTATATAAAGCAGTGATTAATATACTAATACTACCCTGAAAATATACAAGGTGAAAATAAAGAGCCTGTACTCAGGTGTGTCCCTACCACTGATCACTCATTAAGTAGGAAAAGAGCCTTCCTAGTGAACACTGTAGGAACACTGCACACTTATAGAAACCACAGGTTCACGTCTGTGAGGGCGACACCTTTAACGAACCCTGCTGCAGAGAACACCTTCAACTGTAACGTTTCTTGCTACCAGGTATTAAAGCACCAAACATCAGGTCAGTTCCGAGGAATTTTTAATATAGTTGGCAATCAGAGGATTCggattcaaattaaatatttacaaatcaGTATGTACAGTAATCATCGAAGAGCAGGAGGCTGTAGttacaccgtgtgtgtgtatgtgtgtgagccaGGTGGGGGGGTAGTTGACATTATCCTCTCACAGAAATTGATGCACGCAcgcatacataaacacacactgtatatGAACAATCCAATGAAAAGTGTAAGACAATaatgtgcacgcacacagtcAGTCTGAAGTGCTGTTTTCAGGATGTTTGCATTTCAGTTAGAGGGCAgaagtcaaaataaataaagttcttCAATGTGTAGTTGGAGGTACATCCATAATCACAAAAGACTTTCCCATCATGCTGCTGCTGGCGAGTTAACTGATGTTCAGAAAGGTATAGACGTCGTGTTTCATCATCCAACTCATGTTTGTACGACCGCCGCCCATAAAGGGGAGCGATGCTCTTTAGATGTTCCAATTCCTTATCCAGATTAAAACCGTTAATTCACCAGAATCTTTCTGGAATGACCATTTATTTGGT harbors:
- the gdf3 gene encoding protein DVR-1 produces the protein MRPNATLVALLAAACLLGTCALSRVEDMRAQERLFLGSMGLSERPRPAGNRLPRRNVPSEIWRMFQRSENSHARESDPCTVSEYGVRGNIIRYVQDQGALPSGWSGGCLEKPLYFNVSVLQPVELLSLAQLEIKFHWKLLQGPRALSMTLYKVIRATLRGADPKAGRRPVLSQSVPAHPEPTSVTLDLTPLAESWRRPGRNYGLLLELLPLGGEPGEEQLLPFRPGNALPLEPAFALPLVRASLVAVSLNPHQCRSRRRRSAVHLPVTPSNVCRARRLYIDFKDVGWQDWIIAPQGYLANYCHGECPFPLSESLNGTNHAILQTLVHSLDPHVTPQPCCVPIRLSPISMLYYDNNDNVVLRHYQDMVVDECGCR